GCACTGCTGGGTACCAATCAGGGTCCAGCTTGGTGTGGCTGCGGTGGCAGTTCTGTAGACATCGATCCGATCAGCCGTGCTGTAGCAGTACACTGTGAAGGTAATTGTTACAGCTTTGCCAGAGGCAAAAGCAGTTCCGTCATTTGTCGCAATCTTCATTCGATCAATCGATTCGTCTACATGATAGGTACCCGAATTTCCATCTATGCAAGAGTCGTTAATCGTGTTCGGTCGATTCGTTTCATTGCCATTTGTCATCGTGCCTCGTCCATTGATCAGCGTTGCTCCCGTGTCGCAGGATTTTCCTCCGCTCGGACACGCCGGCGCCTGATAAGTGGCATTGAATGTCGCTATCAAATCGCCAGCAGCAACATTATTTACAGTCACGTTGACCGCTGTTGATGTCGTTGAATTGTTCGCTGCATCAAAAGCTTTGCTCGTCAAGTTGTGAGCGCCGTTGGAAGTTGTTGTTGTGTTCCAGCTGATGCTATACGGTGAAGTTGTATCCGTTCCTAATAAAGTCGTACCATCCAGATAGAATTCGACTTTCGTCACTCCAACGTTGTCGCTCGCATTTGCGCTCACCGTAACTCCCGTTCCACTAACGGTCGTGCCACTTGTGGGTGCTGTGATGGAGGTTGTTGGAGGCGTTGTGTCCGCTGCCTGATTGACTGCAAAGACCAGGTCATCACGGTCATTGTAGCTGCCGCTTGAGCAGGAGGCGTTCGTACTCTGATACCGGAACTGGGCGCGTATCGCCTGAAGTGTTCCGGTCGATGGAAGTGTGTACGACGCAGTGAATGTCCTGGAGACTCCTCCTGCCGTACAGGCCTGTGTTCCAATCAATGTCCAGGATGGCGAAGCAGCATTCGAGGTGTAGTAAAGATCCAGGCTATCTGCAGTTCCCCAGCACCATGCAGTTGCAGAAATGGTGACAGTCTTGCCGCCCGCTAATGCAGTTCCATCGTTTGTCGATACAGACAATCGATCCAGAGACTCATCATTATGGTAGGTTCCGGAAGTGCCATCCGCACAACTATCGTTAATTGTGTTCGGCTGATTTGTTTCAGCGCCGCCGCTCATCGTATCGCGGCCGTTGATTATCGACGCACCCGTATCGCATCCGCACGATGTTGTGCCATTGCACCTGGGCGCTTGGAGTGTTCCGTCAAATGCTGCTGCTGCAGGAGTACACCCGCCGCCACCTGATGCGGTTGTGAAGCTAAATATGGAACTATAGGAACCCGCGCCGCAACTATTGTTCGCGCGCGCTCTCCAGTAGTAAACCGTTGAATTCGACAGGGCCGGTGAAACCGTCCACGTGCTGGAAGTGACGTTCTGGGATCGTACAACTGTAGCGCAACTGCTGTCGCTGCATACTTGAATATCGTACGAAGTTGCGCCGGAGACGTCGCTCCAATCCAATGCGGGAGTCGTTGAAACATTCGTTGCATTGTTTACAGGACTCACTAACGAAGGAGTCCCCGGAAGCGTACATCCGCCGGCTGGAGTCGCAGATGCGCAAGAGCTCTGCGCTGGTCCGTAACACTTGTCACCAGCAGTGGAGCCAACAGCTACCACATTGTAATAGTACGTTCGGCCGTTAACGACCTGAGTGTCGGTATAAGAAGTGCCTGTTGGGCTGGCTATTAGCACTTTGCCATAGTTGCAGCCAGCGTGTCCTTCTGTCCGAAGCACCCAGTATTTGGAAGCGCCGGCTACAGCGGTCCAGGAAAGCGCGACCGAATGATCACCAGGCGTAGGTGTTACTGTAGGAGCTGATGTCGGTCCGCTGGAGCATCCGCTATTTACGGGAGTCGGTGTCGAGCAAGCAATATTATGCCGATTGAATGCCGCATAGATAGCGGTCATGTGCGGAGTCCCGTCGTTCACATTTCCGTTGTCATCATCAGCTGCAAGCCATTGCATATAACCGTTTGAGGATCCGCAACCGTTCGACGTTCCCGCGGTACAATCGCACGCGTGCCACGTTCCAACGTTTCCACTTCCTTGATAGAAAATTTTGTTGCCGATCATGAAAGCAGTGTTGGAGTTGTAAGTAAACGGAGCCGCAGTTAAATCGCGCGTAACTAGATCCCACGCTGCCTGCCGTACGGGGGCTGCAGAACAATGAACCTGGCGTCCGCACGGTCCTGTACCGCTGGAACACTGGCCGCAGACAAAGTTTTGGGGTGTATCCGGTGTGTTGGGATTGTGTTTTGCCCAGTCAGCATCGCGCACGCCCGAACAGTTTGTGTCGCAGTGCGTGCCGGTGATGGATTCGTTTGCATTGAAACCTGTACCGTCCGCTGTTTGGCCGCAACCGTCATCCGCCGTCCAGAAGAAACCGTGTCCGACACAGGATGCCTGATAACGATAGATCGCGGCGATATCCGCGTAAGCTTCACTGGAACTGCTGAGAACTCCAGCGGCGTCGTTATCATCCATGCCGTGTCCCCATTCATGATCGAATACCCCAGCAAGCTCACCCGTGTTACGGCATCCACCGCCACTCCGGTAAAAGTTGATTGTGGATCCATTCCAGAATCCATTACATGTCTGGTTGATATTTACGTTCGCCGTTAATTGAGCCTGGAGCCATGTGTTCGTAGGAA
Above is a window of bacterium DNA encoding:
- a CDS encoding Ig-like domain-containing protein; amino-acid sequence: MRAKLSALFLFVLFLSTSWAFQPDKQNQGLEHKAFFKKDLSISSANAELENVILQLPNRQEWDRFFAKYGSHFRVYVDPRSATPTNIMGHIPLIPGDGVDNRVTMEDVARKIGRNVQQIDAAVVADVLKQFIHENHKTLGLDVRQMSKVQATQVAETLWQVSIPQQVRGIPVRYGRIVATISHGNLILIGTESWGDVRMDTVAKVPKEKAIEKGFAHVDGKSHRDKFWKDATLEIIPYAPAEYQSGESFNGPVGKGYRHRLVWTYGFSRDPDLAQWEVMVDAETEELISFQDANQYVKEEIQGGVYPLTSTEVCPSNEFCGVMQSNFPMPWANTGLASPNNFANSAGVFEYTSGNVTTTLSGKYVRISDACGSISYSQAGGLNLGGTNGQHDCTTPGFGGAGNTASARSAFYEVNKIAEQARGWLPTNTWLQAQLTANVNINQTCNGFWNGSTINFYRSGGGCRNTGELAGVFDHEWGHGMDDNDAAGVLSSSSEAYADIAAIYRYQASCVGHGFFWTADDGCGQTADGTGFNANESITGTHCDTNCSGVRDADWAKHNPNTPDTPQNFVCGQCSSGTGPCGRQVHCSAAPVRQAAWDLVTRDLTAAPFTYNSNTAFMIGNKIFYQGSGNVGTWHACDCTAGTSNGCGSSNGYMQWLAADDDNGNVNDGTPHMTAIYAAFNRHNIACSTPTPVNSGCSSGPTSAPTVTPTPGDHSVALSWTAVAGASKYWVLRTEGHAGCNYGKVLIASPTGTSYTDTQVVNGRTYYYNVVAVGSTAGDKCYGPAQSSCASATPAGGCTLPGTPSLVSPVNNATNVSTTPALDWSDVSGATSYDIQVCSDSSCATVVRSQNVTSSTWTVSPALSNSTVYYWRARANNSCGAGSYSSIFSFTTASGGGGCTPAAAAFDGTLQAPRCNGTTSCGCDTGASIINGRDTMSGGAETNQPNTINDSCADGTSGTYHNDESLDRLSVSTNDGTALAGGKTVTISATAWCWGTADSLDLYYTSNAASPSWTLIGTQACTAGGVSRTFTASYTLPSTGTLQAIRAQFRYQSTNASCSSGSYNDRDDLVFAVNQAADTTPPTTSITAPTSGTTVSGTGVTVSANASDNVGVTKVEFYLDGTTLLGTDTTSPYSISWNTTTTSNGAHNLTSKAFDAANNSTTSTAVNVTVNNVAAGDLIATFNATYQAPACPSGGKSCDTGATLINGRGTMTNGNETNRPNTINDSCIDGNSGTYHVDESIDRMKIATNDGTAFASGKAVTITFTVYCYSTADRIDVYRTATAATPSWTLIGTQQCSAAGVRTFTASYTLPAGANQAVRGNFRYQGTASSCTSGSYNDRDDLVFGVQ